One region of Anaeromyxobacter paludicola genomic DNA includes:
- a CDS encoding sigma-54-dependent transcriptional regulator, which yields MARVLLVDDEPGVLFALESLLTSRGDAPVVARSGEEALASLDGVDAVVSDFAMPGMNGLELLRAIRERDPALPVILLTAHGSERIAVQAIRSGAYEYVTKPFDIDELSTVLDRALEARALRVQNRQLQMERSVGRRVVGRSAAMQRLLALIARLAPRDLTVLVRGETGTGKELVASLLHAGGHRAERPLVRFNCAAIPPELAEAELFGHARGAFTGATQARRGFFGKADGGTLVLDEIGELPAGVQAKLLRVLQDGEIQPVGTGTVERVDVRVVASTNRDLAAEARAGKFREDLYYRLAVVELVVPPLRERREDIPELAAEFARRYGERFELPGVTLAPELLDRLARADWPGNVRQLESCVARMVALGGGEVIGPEAFEAQEGAEPATGEGTLHQQLEALERSILARMLSTTSGNQSEAARRLGVSRTALIDRIKKYGLSG from the coding sequence ATGGCCCGCGTGCTGCTGGTGGACGACGAGCCGGGCGTGCTCTTCGCGCTCGAGTCCCTCCTGACCTCTCGCGGCGACGCGCCGGTGGTCGCGCGGAGCGGCGAGGAGGCGCTGGCGAGCCTCGACGGCGTGGACGCCGTGGTCTCCGACTTCGCCATGCCGGGGATGAACGGCCTCGAGCTCCTGCGCGCCATCCGGGAGCGCGACCCCGCCCTCCCCGTCATCCTCCTCACCGCCCACGGCTCGGAGCGGATCGCGGTGCAGGCCATCCGCAGCGGCGCGTACGAGTACGTGACCAAGCCCTTCGACATCGACGAGCTCTCCACGGTGCTCGACCGCGCCCTCGAGGCGCGGGCGCTGCGCGTGCAGAACCGGCAGCTCCAGATGGAGCGCTCGGTGGGGCGGCGCGTGGTGGGGCGGTCCGCGGCGATGCAGCGCCTCCTCGCGCTGATCGCGCGGCTCGCCCCCCGGGACCTCACCGTCCTCGTGCGCGGCGAGACCGGCACCGGGAAGGAGCTCGTGGCCTCGCTGCTCCACGCCGGCGGTCACCGCGCCGAGCGGCCGCTGGTGCGCTTCAACTGCGCCGCCATCCCGCCCGAGCTCGCCGAGGCCGAGCTGTTCGGGCACGCCCGCGGGGCCTTCACCGGCGCCACCCAGGCCCGGCGCGGCTTCTTCGGCAAGGCGGACGGGGGCACCCTCGTGCTCGACGAGATCGGCGAGCTCCCCGCCGGCGTGCAGGCCAAGCTCCTCCGCGTGCTGCAGGACGGCGAGATCCAGCCGGTCGGGACCGGCACCGTGGAGCGCGTGGACGTGCGGGTGGTGGCCTCGACGAATCGCGATCTCGCCGCCGAGGCCCGCGCCGGGAAGTTCCGCGAGGACCTCTACTACCGGCTCGCGGTGGTGGAGCTGGTGGTCCCGCCCCTGCGCGAGCGCCGGGAGGACATCCCCGAGCTGGCGGCCGAGTTCGCCCGGCGCTACGGCGAGCGGTTCGAGCTGCCCGGCGTGACCCTCGCGCCCGAGCTGCTCGACCGGCTCGCCCGCGCCGACTGGCCGGGCAACGTGCGCCAGCTCGAGAGCTGCGTCGCCCGCATGGTCGCGCTCGGCGGCGGCGAGGTGATCGGGCCGGAGGCGTTCGAGGCGCAGGAGGGCGCGGAGCCGGCCACCGGCGAGGGCACCCTCCACCAGCAGCTCGAGGCCCTCGAGCGGAGCATCCTCGCGCGCATGCTCTCGACGACCTCCGGCAACCAGTCGGAGGCGGCGCGCCGCCTCGGCGTCAGCCGCACCGCGCTCATCGACCGGATCAAGAAGTACGGGCTGTCGGGCTGA
- a CDS encoding sensor histidine kinase, with protein sequence MPPPRPSLSEPELHAVAEVLGDPDETVLRLVRSRFVWLVIWPMWFAVLGCFVAGGYPVGRCLAFAGALICQAPLAILASRPGPCGETRCELASALLWTSTLQNIFIAGVTGGLHSPIALVLFMNFTSLYSRYGGSRAGRAALTLSCGAVLGLALLPRAWLGPVLAEPWFTVAATLAALGTLTIHSHFVGALRRTAASAVHEALRARDALAEQALARARELELVGSKLSHELKNPLTAIKALVQIAHRSARDPLLEKQLGVVEQEAERMAGILQSHLRFARPLEQLAPVDVELAELADSALALLEGRARSAGVALYRSGRARATVDPQRLRGALVNLVANAMDVSPRGGRVEVRVSEEAGAVALAVVDGGPGMAPEVLERVGTPFFTTREQGTGLGVVLARSAFEQHGGTLEYRSVPGSGTTALGTIPRPRAG encoded by the coding sequence ATGCCCCCGCCGCGCCCCAGCCTCTCCGAGCCCGAGCTGCACGCCGTCGCCGAGGTCCTCGGGGACCCCGACGAGACGGTGCTGCGGCTGGTGCGCAGCCGCTTCGTCTGGCTCGTCATCTGGCCGATGTGGTTCGCCGTGCTCGGCTGCTTCGTGGCGGGCGGCTACCCGGTCGGCCGCTGCCTGGCGTTCGCCGGCGCCCTGATCTGCCAGGCGCCGCTCGCGATCCTGGCGAGCCGGCCGGGTCCCTGCGGCGAGACCCGGTGCGAGCTCGCGAGCGCCCTGCTCTGGACGTCCACCCTCCAGAACATCTTCATCGCTGGGGTGACCGGAGGCCTGCACAGCCCGATCGCGCTCGTGCTCTTCATGAACTTCACCTCGCTGTACTCGCGCTACGGCGGGTCGCGGGCCGGCCGCGCCGCCCTGACGCTCTCGTGCGGCGCGGTGCTCGGGCTGGCGCTCCTCCCGCGCGCCTGGCTCGGCCCGGTGCTGGCCGAGCCCTGGTTCACGGTGGCGGCCACCCTGGCCGCGCTCGGCACGCTCACGATCCACTCCCACTTCGTCGGGGCGCTGCGGCGGACCGCGGCGAGCGCGGTGCACGAGGCGCTCCGGGCCCGCGACGCGCTCGCCGAGCAGGCGCTGGCGCGCGCCCGCGAGCTCGAGCTCGTGGGGTCGAAGCTCTCGCACGAGCTCAAGAACCCGCTCACCGCCATCAAGGCGCTGGTCCAGATCGCCCACCGCTCCGCCCGGGACCCGCTCCTCGAGAAGCAGCTCGGGGTGGTGGAGCAGGAGGCGGAGCGGATGGCGGGGATCCTCCAGAGCCACCTGCGCTTCGCGCGGCCGCTCGAGCAGCTCGCGCCGGTGGACGTGGAGCTGGCCGAGCTCGCCGACTCGGCGCTGGCCCTGCTCGAGGGGCGGGCCCGGTCGGCCGGGGTGGCGCTCTACCGGAGCGGCCGGGCCCGCGCCACCGTGGACCCGCAGCGGCTCCGGGGCGCGCTCGTGAACCTGGTGGCGAACGCGATGGACGTCTCGCCGCGCGGAGGCCGGGTGGAGGTGCGGGTCTCCGAGGAGGCCGGGGCGGTCGCGCTCGCGGTCGTGGACGGCGGCCCCGGGATGGCGCCCGAGGTGCTGGAGCGCGTCGGCACGCCCTTCTTCACCACCCGCGAGCAGGGGACCGGGCTCGGCGTGGTGCTGGCGCGCTCGGCCTTCGAGCAGCACGGCGGGACGCTCGAGTACCGGAGCGTCCCGGGGAGCGGCACCACGGCGCTGGGGACCATCCCGCGCCCGCGGGCCGGGTGA
- a CDS encoding efflux RND transporter periplasmic adaptor subunit, whose protein sequence is MQQRTHLPPLQARRKGLARRVHRLGARLALAGALVAAAGCGGKRAAPPPAGGLPEVAVVTVQPAQVALTQELPGRTSPYRIAEVRARVSGIVQRRLFTEGADVKAGQRLFQLDAAPYQAALDSARAQLARAEASAASARLQDERTAALVEAKAVSRQERDDALAARKAADADVAAARAAVQSARINLGYTDVTSPLTGRIGRAAVTEGAYAQQAQATLLATVQQLDPIYVDVTQSSAELARLRGELAAGRLSRAGGGARVKLVLEDGTEYAQAGALQFSDVTVDPGTGSVALRALFPNPKGELLPGMFVRARVEEGVEPQALTVPQSAVQRDARARATVFVVAAGDQIEAREVRLGRTVGASWVVAAGLAPGERVVVEGLQKIRPGAKVRPVAAPALAAVP, encoded by the coding sequence ATGCAGCAGCGCACCCACCTCCCTCCGCTCCAGGCCCGGCGCAAAGGCCTCGCCCGGCGCGTCCACCGCCTTGGCGCGCGACTCGCGCTCGCCGGCGCGCTCGTGGCCGCCGCCGGCTGCGGCGGGAAGCGCGCGGCGCCGCCGCCGGCCGGCGGGCTCCCCGAGGTCGCGGTGGTGACCGTCCAGCCGGCGCAGGTCGCGCTGACGCAGGAGCTCCCCGGGCGCACCTCGCCCTACCGGATCGCCGAGGTCCGGGCGCGGGTGAGCGGCATCGTCCAGCGGCGCCTCTTCACCGAGGGCGCCGACGTGAAGGCGGGGCAGCGCCTCTTCCAGCTCGACGCCGCGCCCTACCAGGCCGCGCTCGACAGCGCCCGGGCGCAGCTCGCGCGCGCCGAGGCGAGCGCCGCCTCCGCGCGCCTGCAGGACGAGCGGACCGCCGCGCTGGTGGAGGCGAAGGCGGTGAGCCGCCAGGAGCGCGACGACGCCCTCGCGGCCCGGAAGGCGGCCGACGCCGACGTGGCCGCGGCCCGCGCCGCGGTCCAGAGCGCCCGCATCAACCTGGGCTACACCGACGTGACCTCGCCGCTCACCGGCCGGATCGGCCGCGCCGCGGTGACCGAGGGCGCCTACGCGCAGCAGGCCCAGGCCACGCTCCTCGCCACCGTCCAGCAGCTCGACCCCATCTACGTGGACGTGACGCAGTCGAGCGCGGAGCTGGCGCGCCTGCGCGGAGAGCTCGCGGCCGGGCGGCTGAGCCGGGCCGGCGGCGGCGCGCGCGTGAAGCTCGTGCTGGAGGACGGGACCGAGTACGCGCAGGCTGGCGCGCTGCAGTTCTCCGACGTGACGGTGGACCCGGGGACGGGCTCGGTGGCGCTGCGGGCCCTCTTCCCGAACCCGAAGGGCGAGCTCCTGCCCGGCATGTTCGTCCGGGCCCGCGTGGAGGAGGGGGTCGAGCCGCAGGCCCTCACCGTGCCGCAGTCGGCGGTGCAGCGCGACGCGCGCGCCCGGGCGACGGTCTTCGTGGTGGCCGCCGGAGATCAGATCGAGGCGCGCGAGGTGCGGCTCGGCCGCACCGTGGGCGCGAGCTGGGTGGTGGCCGCGGGCCTCGCCCCCGGCGAGCGGGTGGTGGTGGAGGGGCTGCAGAAGATCCGGCCGGGCGCCAAGGTCCGCCCGGTCGCGGCCCCCGCCCTGGCCGCGGTGCCCTGA
- a CDS encoding efflux RND transporter permease subunit, which yields MSKFFIDRPVFAWVIAIVVMVAGAISILRLPIAQYPAIAPPTISISATYPGASSKTVEDSVTQVIEQKMNGLDHLRYMSATSDATGSATITLTFDAGTDPDIAQVQTQNKLQLAMPLLPQEVQRQGVRVTKAVNNFLLIAALVSEDGRLGRADLADYAAASVVDPLGRVNGVGEVMLFGSQYSMHVWLKPDRLLEYGLTPADVSRAIQAQNALVSAGQLGGAPAVPGQRLNATVTAQSRLRTAAEFEDVLLRVNPDGSKLHLRDVARVELAGETAEIETSYNGRPTAGIGVKLASGANALATADAVRARLKELSPFFPAGVSVQYPMDTTPFVRLSIEEVVKTLLEAIALVFLVMLVFLGNLRATLIPTIAVPVVLLGTFGVLAAAGFTLNTLTMFGVVLAIGLLVDDAIVVVENVERVMAEEGLSPREATRKSMGQITGALVGIALVLSAVFVPMAFFGGSVGVIYRQFSITLVSAMVLSVLVAMILTPALCATFLKPVERGHRAGGFFGWFDRNYDRARESYEGVLARVLRRTGRALLVYGALAGAMAFLLLRLPSGFLPDEDQGVVFAQVMLPPGSTLEQTREVSRRVGDYFLQQEKEAVQSVLVVDGFGFAGRGQNVAIAFVSLKDWSQRKAPGLKAAAVAGRAMGAFAQYRGALAFAFTPPAVMELGNATGFDLQLQDRGGVGHEALMAARNQLLGAVRGEAGVAGVRPNGLEDTSEYKIDVDRQKASALGVSLADVNATLASTWGTSYVDDFLDGGRIKKVYMQADAPYRMRPEDVSRLYVRNAQGQMTPFSAFTTGRWTTGSPRLERFNGVPSLEILGAPAPGRSSGEAMAAMERLARQLPPGVGYEWTGLSFEERLSGSQAPALYAISLLVVFLCLCALYESWSIPLAVILVVPLGVLGAVGAAWAFGLSNDVYFQVALLTTIGLSTKNAILIVEFAKELEGREGRTLVQAALEAARLRLRPILMTSIAFVLGVLPLALSRGAGAGSQNAIGISLIGGMLSATFLAVLLVPVFFVVIRRLAGAERPVPVAAPPPAAIAASGGRADV from the coding sequence GTGTCCAAGTTCTTCATCGACCGGCCGGTCTTCGCCTGGGTCATCGCCATCGTGGTGATGGTCGCGGGGGCGATCTCGATCCTCCGGCTCCCCATCGCGCAGTACCCGGCCATCGCGCCGCCGACCATCAGCATCAGCGCCACCTACCCCGGCGCGTCCTCGAAGACGGTCGAGGACAGCGTCACGCAGGTGATCGAGCAGAAGATGAACGGGCTCGACCACCTCCGCTACATGTCGGCGACCAGCGACGCCACCGGCAGCGCCACCATCACCCTCACCTTCGACGCCGGGACCGACCCGGACATCGCCCAGGTCCAGACGCAGAACAAGCTGCAGCTCGCCATGCCGCTCCTGCCGCAGGAGGTGCAGCGGCAGGGCGTGCGGGTGACGAAGGCGGTCAACAACTTCCTGCTCATCGCGGCGCTGGTGTCGGAGGACGGCCGGCTCGGCCGGGCCGACCTCGCCGACTACGCGGCGGCGTCGGTCGTCGATCCCCTCGGCCGCGTGAACGGCGTGGGCGAGGTGATGCTCTTCGGCTCGCAGTACTCGATGCACGTCTGGCTGAAGCCGGATCGCCTGCTCGAGTACGGGCTCACGCCGGCCGACGTGAGCCGGGCCATCCAGGCCCAGAACGCGCTCGTCTCCGCCGGCCAGCTCGGCGGCGCGCCGGCGGTGCCCGGCCAGCGGCTCAACGCCACCGTGACGGCCCAGTCCCGCCTGCGGACCGCGGCCGAGTTCGAGGACGTGCTCCTGCGGGTGAACCCCGACGGCTCGAAGCTGCACCTGCGCGACGTGGCGCGGGTGGAGCTCGCGGGCGAGACCGCCGAGATCGAGACCAGCTACAACGGCCGGCCCACTGCGGGCATCGGCGTGAAGCTCGCGAGCGGCGCCAACGCCCTCGCCACCGCCGACGCGGTGCGCGCCCGGCTGAAGGAGCTCTCCCCCTTCTTCCCGGCGGGCGTGAGCGTGCAGTACCCGATGGACACCACCCCCTTCGTCCGGCTCTCGATCGAGGAGGTGGTGAAGACCCTGCTCGAGGCCATCGCGCTCGTGTTCCTGGTGATGCTGGTGTTCCTCGGGAACCTGCGCGCCACGCTCATCCCCACCATCGCGGTGCCGGTGGTGCTGCTCGGCACCTTCGGCGTCCTCGCCGCCGCCGGCTTCACCCTCAACACCCTCACGATGTTCGGGGTGGTGCTCGCCATCGGTCTCCTCGTGGACGACGCCATCGTGGTGGTCGAGAACGTCGAGCGGGTGATGGCCGAGGAGGGGCTCTCGCCGCGGGAGGCCACCCGCAAGTCGATGGGGCAGATCACCGGCGCGCTCGTGGGCATCGCGCTCGTGCTCTCGGCGGTCTTCGTGCCGATGGCGTTCTTCGGCGGGTCGGTCGGCGTCATCTACCGCCAGTTCTCGATCACCCTCGTCTCGGCGATGGTGCTCTCGGTGCTGGTTGCGATGATCCTCACCCCCGCGCTCTGCGCCACCTTCCTGAAGCCGGTCGAGCGCGGGCACCGCGCCGGCGGCTTCTTCGGCTGGTTCGACCGGAACTACGACCGGGCCCGCGAGTCCTACGAGGGGGTGCTGGCGCGGGTGCTGCGCCGCACCGGGCGCGCCCTGCTGGTCTACGGCGCGCTCGCCGGCGCCATGGCCTTCCTGCTGCTGCGCCTGCCCTCGGGCTTCCTGCCCGACGAGGACCAGGGCGTGGTCTTCGCCCAGGTGATGCTGCCCCCCGGCAGCACCCTCGAGCAGACCCGCGAGGTCTCGCGGCGGGTGGGCGACTACTTCCTCCAGCAGGAGAAGGAGGCGGTGCAGTCGGTCCTGGTGGTGGACGGGTTCGGCTTCGCCGGCCGCGGCCAGAACGTGGCCATCGCCTTCGTGAGCCTGAAGGACTGGTCGCAGCGCAAGGCGCCGGGGCTAAAGGCCGCGGCGGTGGCGGGCCGGGCCATGGGCGCGTTCGCGCAGTACCGCGGCGCCCTGGCCTTCGCCTTCACGCCCCCGGCGGTGATGGAGCTCGGCAACGCCACCGGCTTCGACCTGCAGCTCCAGGACCGGGGCGGGGTGGGGCACGAGGCGCTCATGGCCGCGCGCAACCAGCTCCTCGGCGCCGTCCGCGGCGAGGCCGGGGTGGCCGGCGTGCGGCCGAACGGGCTCGAGGACACCTCCGAGTACAAGATCGACGTGGACCGCCAGAAGGCCTCGGCGCTCGGCGTCTCGCTCGCCGACGTGAACGCCACGCTCGCCTCGACCTGGGGCACGAGCTACGTGGACGACTTCCTCGACGGCGGGCGCATCAAGAAGGTCTACATGCAGGCCGACGCGCCGTACCGGATGCGCCCCGAGGACGTGAGCCGGCTCTACGTCCGCAACGCGCAGGGGCAGATGACCCCCTTCTCCGCCTTCACCACCGGCCGGTGGACCACCGGCTCCCCCAGGCTGGAGCGCTTCAACGGCGTGCCCTCGCTCGAGATCCTCGGCGCGCCCGCGCCGGGCCGGAGCTCCGGCGAGGCGATGGCGGCGATGGAGCGGCTCGCGCGCCAGCTGCCGCCGGGCGTGGGCTACGAGTGGACCGGCCTCTCCTTCGAGGAGCGGCTCTCTGGCTCGCAGGCGCCCGCGCTCTACGCCATCTCGCTCCTGGTGGTGTTCCTCTGCCTCTGCGCGCTCTACGAGAGCTGGTCGATCCCGCTGGCCGTCATCCTGGTGGTGCCGCTCGGCGTGCTCGGCGCGGTCGGCGCCGCCTGGGCCTTCGGCCTCTCGAACGACGTCTACTTCCAGGTGGCGCTGCTCACCACCATCGGCCTCTCCACCAAGAACGCCATCCTGATCGTCGAGTTCGCGAAGGAGCTCGAGGGGAGGGAGGGACGCACGCTGGTGCAGGCGGCGCTGGAGGCGGCGCGGCTCCGGCTCCGCCCCATCCTCATGACCTCGATCGCCTTCGTCCTCGGCGTGCTGCCGCTCGCCCTCTCCCGCGGCGCCGGCGCCGGCAGCCAGAACGCCATCGGCATCAGCCTCATCGGCGGCATGCTCTCGGCCACCTTCCTCGCCGTCCTGCTCGTCCCCGTCTTCTTCGTGGTCATCCGCCGCCTCGCCGGGGCGGAGCGGCCGGTCCCGGTGGCCGCGCCCCCACCGGCCGCGATCGCCGCCTCCGGAGGGCGCGCCGATGTCTAG